From the genome of Takifugu rubripes chromosome 10, fTakRub1.2, whole genome shotgun sequence:
ggtgatgatgaggagaacAAAGTATTGCTTTGGAAAGAATGAAACAGCAGAGTAGTTGTGTCAGCTGTGCTATAATATCCAATCACATcacagttgttttcttttagaaaCAGCTCTGTTTTCAACGGCAATTACCCAACTACACCTAAACTATTAAGGACCTCTCCGGGTATGTTTAGTTCATTTCTTTTTCTACCTTTTACCGTTGCTGAACAAGCCTCTCCTAACAACGTACAGCAAAGTACAATAAATCTGCATAGGCTGagtgctgctgttccagcaGAGGAGCACTCACTGAAGCGGTGGTCTGCTGCAGCGCTTGTTTGGCGAAGCAGGCTACGTGGTTGATGATGGGAGAGAAGTTGGTGGGGCCGTAGAGCTTAATCTGGGGCAGACAGACTCTGTATGCCTCCACAACTCCTTCAAtgcctacacacaaacacacacacgcttaaaaCCCTGTGCAGCGTCACCACATGTGCGGTGAAttgaacacacacctgcacaaaATGGATTAGATGGGTTAAAATTAAGAGGAAACTCGTGGGAAACCTGTGACGGAAGATTTTAAATGGATTAGTTTTCCATCCTATTATGGATTATTTTGTGTAATGAATCTTCTATGAAGTCTGACCTGCCAGGAAGGAGGAATCTGGGCTCCAAATCCAAACGCAGGAAACATCTTGTCACTGCAGGGAGGGACAACAACACTTCCGCGTTAAAAGCAAACCAACGTGCTCAGGTTTTATCGTCGGTCCGTGCGCTTCCTTTCTCATACGCACCTGTCATAGTCCTGGATGACATTGCCGACAGACCAGATAGCAGACAGGTACTCATTGACGCCCTGAGGACTGATGTAGTGCAGAGACTGAGGAGATCTGGGATCCCCGTTGGACCCTGTGAAGTCGACGGCCACCTGGTGAAAAGGCAGCAGACGTCAGACGCAGTAGAAGAACGCTGAAGGTAAAGCCGAACAGAGAAGCTGAGACTCACGGTAAAGTTGATCTGGCAGCCACCCATGATGTAATCTAGGAAGGTGTACTCCTTCACCACCTACGGTCGTTAAAAACCACAGCCTTACTCACATGCTTGTCCCGAGTGGGAGAATTAAATGGAGCTTCAGcctgcaggaacagaaacacCTCACCTGGCAGGACTTCACACTGACAACTCCAGAGTTCTTGTagcctttcttcttctgcttctttttacTGTTGATGCACTCAAACTCTGCCTGACAAAAGAAAGATGGATAAAAAAAGTCATTCCAGACTTTTCCAGTCATTCCGAAACATGCTTGAGAGCATTCAGGCTCTGAAACGGTGGGTGAAGAACGCGAGAGGGAGAAGATTCTTACCGGCGAAGATCGTGATGCCTCTTTCAGCCGCGTCATTGTGGTCTCAAATAATCCAATCAGATCATGTGAGCCGTCGTTGTCGTAGTCATAGCACTCAACCTGGACGCAGAAAGAAAAACGACGCCACGGCAAATGATGCAACCCTTCACACCTAACGTGAACACATTTAAAGGGTCAGTTCGCTCAGGATCTTCGGCTTCTCGATTTAAATTGTGTCCCTTACATGGACCAGGTGTTAATTTCATTGTGCTTTGAGTGAACTGAGTCTTTAGTTTCACTTCAGTCTAGAGGTAAAGacaacagcagaagcagaaccaTGCATGTGAAATTCAGACAACTTTCAACTACGAATAAACCAGAAAGATGCAGAGTGAAATGACTCCAAGATgagcaaagagaggaaagaCGAATGTGATTCTGGTTGGGAGATCCAGCAGGATGGAGCTGGAGGGCCGGCTCTCCTCTACGATTCCTCCATTTATTTCATTCACACACTTCACCCATGAAGGAACATGAGAAGCAACGCAGTGAGAAACTCACTTGTACAGATGGATACACCCTCCTTCCTGACACGACGGCTTCGGAAATTAAAAAACACGAAAGTCAAGAAATCTTAAAAGCTCCCGTCTCAGTCGACACGCTGCACCAAAGACCGCTGTCGGCTCCGAAACATACATTTATCTTTGTGACAGCGACATTAAACCACAAGAAGCGAAGCGATGGTTGGCACAAGAGACAGTTTGATGCCTCTCTGCGGCATCTGTCGGTTCAAAGATAAGTGCAGGCTGGCACAAGTTTACAACAAAAACGATTGCTGACCTTTACAGGTTTGTCCATATCTCCTCCACACAGGGACTGCAGGGGGATACGGAAAGGTCTCCAGGTGGGATTTAAGTTGTTCTTCACCACCTGATGCCCCAAAACGGTGGAAATTACGCACGGAAAAGTGCTGataagaaaaaacacactatAACTTGCAGGTGTTTGATAAGAAGGTCTGATTTTTACCTCTGTCCTGTGAGCCAGCTGCCATCCAGTTGGTGTTTGCTTGAAGAATTCCAGATACGGATCCGACTTTCCAAAGAAATCCTGGAAATATGAAACTCAGCAATAAACACGTGACCATCCGATAATGGGCCGCAGAATAAATCGCCCACACAAACCTTGTTATCCAACTTCCTGGCTTCCACCTCAAAGTTCACCACCCTGTTGTCTTTTATTTCCTCGGCACAGATCTACCGTAGAAAATAGGGATAACAATCACAGcaacagaacccatagaacagTCAAACTAGGGCAGCACTTCTCTCTCACCGTGATGCTTCCTTTTCCCGCAGGGGATTTGTTCTTCCGCAGTAGTGGTCGGGTCAGCTTTTTACTGGACACAATCtgtcatattaaaaaaaataatatgtaATGAGCACAAAATCTCTGCATCTCAGCCTGCACGACCAGTGCCAAGGG
Proteins encoded in this window:
- the LOC101062181 gene encoding copine-3 isoform X1, which codes for MAAQCVTKVELTVSCDNLMDKDIGSKSDPLCVLLMSSSDSKFYEIGRTEKIQNCLNPKFAKKFLIDYYFEMVQKLKFGIYDIDNKTIDLSDDDFLGELECTLGQIVSSKKLTRPLLRKNKSPAGKGSITICAEEIKDNRVVNFEVEARKLDNKDFFGKSDPYLEFFKQTPTGWQLAHRTEVVKNNLNPTWRPFRIPLQSLCGGDMDKPVKVECYDYDNDGSHDLIGLFETTMTRLKEASRSSPAEFECINSKKKQKKKGYKNSGVVSVKSCQVVKEYTFLDYIMGGCQINFTVAVDFTGSNGDPRSPQSLHYISPQGVNEYLSAIWSVGNVIQDYDSDKMFPAFGFGAQIPPSWQVSHEFPLNFNPSNPFCAGIEGVVEAYRVCLPQIKLYGPTNFSPIINHVACFAKQALQQTTASQYFVLLIITDGVITDMDETRNAIVNASRLPMSIIIVGVGGANFTAMEFLDGDDGRLRSMAGEAAMRDIVQFVPFRQFKNAPPEALAKSVLAEVPTQLVEFFTTMKLIPPNSTGPAPNTSETP
- the LOC101062181 gene encoding copine-3 isoform X2; protein product: MAAQCVTKVELTVSCDNLMDKDIGSKSDPLCVLLMSSSDSKFYEIGRTEKIQNCLNPKFAKKFLIDYYFEMVQKLKFGIYDIDNKTIDLSDDDFLGELECTLGQIVSSKKLTRPLLRKNKSPAGKGSITICAEEIKDNRVVNFEVEARKLDNKDFFGKSDPYLEFFKQTPTGWQLAHRTEVVKNNLNPTWRPFRIPLQSLCGGDMDKPVKVECYDYDNDGSHDLIGLFETTMTRLKEASRSSPAEFECINSKKKQKKKGYKNSGVVSVKSCQVVKEYTFLDYIMGGCQINFTVAVDFTGSNGDPRSPQSLHYISPQGVNEYLSAIWSVGNVIQDYDSDKMFPAFGFGAQIPPSWQVSHEFPLNFNPSNPFCAGIEGVVEAYRVCLPQIKLYGPTNFSPIINHVACFAKQALQQTTASQYFVLLIITDGVITDMDETRNAIVNASRLPMSIIIVGVGGANFTAMEFLDGDDGRLRSMAGEAAMRDIVQFVPFRQFKNAPAQALAQNVLAELPQQVASFFNLFKLKPPNDPSPS